The following coding sequences are from one Danio rerio strain Tuebingen ecotype United States chromosome 21, GRCz12tu, whole genome shotgun sequence window:
- the LOC101884756 gene encoding uncharacterized protein isoform X1 — protein MTSMREVNLDTYSLSLLTAKEDILNPRSSTNWALFTYDGIMNRLRLADSGVGGLKELSTKLNPRLPLYGMCRVGKAQPRFVMILWVGKDVEEYRRAECQSHIPAIRAFFKEVHIFLPAHTLDEITEERICALACKSAGVPQGSRARPGRRTEDRHATVGTNYKRTIAAAEIQRIQRDSFWAQMEREEEERKKEEQRRAAEDRRQRERERMIQEKREATERERRMQQQEQKIKEQRRIQAQLEAEAHKQEKIKWEHQKREREDEEVRSSRSESEEKAAQEAAALVSQRPVNPREFFRQLSSSSIQTGSRPNSPCPVRSPLKRLNRSQTDSIFSFNEPPSSSSSSSSSPLSCRIPPHFPSTPTTQSPTIFTKTTFPNGTMVSAESKIQISSPKLMVSFAVSTCAPQLQSPPLPPTKPQLKSPISEILDSLVFYPPPPIPEQLHLNEQPETVIEFPPPPPGFEDSPEDQLEETSVPSSSVLVPPSRPLPALPVAPRMLTDLEIERDFTARASVISTVEEEEDIEERNLMDCEEYEGTIQEKHEAISEECERGEEEDEKMLDECQSEDEKEGHIVDAFEGELVWRNVEDFESGERDGKMLGEHQESEEILDGNIIDRHEREIEETLEEFKDGNELDEEILEKQLSEGSKVKKNVEEFESQRKQDEKMLEEIESEEKLDGNIMEEQESKGNKAKENVEEFNSVNDKHEKMEEVESKEKLDENIIERHERETLEETLEQFKARNKPDEKNLEEQECEGNKVKINVEEFESQREQDVEMEECEREEKLDQNIMDEIKSETVEEFKDGKKQNGKFLEEQASKRYNVEEVEGKEKLDENIMERLESEIMEEFIDRKKQDGTFLEEQESKEIKVKKNVEEFESGKDKDEKILEEIKNEEKQDGFIMEVHEREADDVSKNVEQFKDVKFLEEQESEEIQHAKFIDEDGKGLGKYTEHEKDDTTVDVFESKKEDEKSMEILEMEQINNGKIMEKSIRGDGKVLEKCEENHDTLQEPDREIVEELKFDKMKDESIMEEQKSKKLQHWTNTEDYESEKIHISKTILEYTSEDEKTMMKSEEENEQMVKKCEEEYVGQLEIERIQHESNVEEIYSEKEHDSHEESVTENMQYVRNIEGLEQDSEMVVEKFEETKSEKEQGGKMTETSEKQDGKSLGKHEKEHGEEMLEHGNEEKQDGKTVQAFGNEKDDYRTSMDGSETEKIQDEFRQENEQYGEIEKTNPEVEDSENAQDFKMTEGCKSKKIQCGDFIKEYIYEQEDKKIREASETEKTQFVNILTDCEEGNMEEFDSEKEEGKKMKDGKTAEELESEKERELNMKEVCESENIQYGDFIKEYINEQEEENIREASETETTQCVNIMTDCGEENMEEHKSEKQQVEKMTDGKTAEELEGEKERELNMTEDCESENIQYGDHEKEKAQDEEPMEKIQPVNILEECLRNHEHDGKDGRRMEEHVKIQNANIMSEHLIENDCKIDKRHDQDCKPVDGEGKKIQYGNIIEKHDNEGDQEDMMKAVNVCVLRKEESYTEVIKRHEKADVEEMKSDQPNEKAESSADTFCSQDLLPYPESHFIKPSQYIDTSVSESISTTQMSSADTSHEVNLPNNQAEPELSNLSSAGDQGDKTDMTCDSKNSPDTTPAGQGHKKEICVIVEDEQTAGMINEVKTVDSSSKFDDEINTERKASSPVSENQDWIGQSDKGEELVHFLEEPDTAMDIKHCRIHNLNLTDRKSDVKEGQEDSSHGTETKILKRNRQLHQANEDTKHEFQQNYKAVTETQSDMLNDKTADEN, from the exons ATGACATCAATGAGGGAAGTTAATCTGGATACATACAGTTTGTCTTTACTTACGGCAAAAGAAGATATCCTGAATCCACGCTCGTCTACAAACTG GGCTTTATTCACCTATGATGGGATAATGAACAGACTCAGACTGGCTGATTCTGGAG TAGGCGGATTGAAAGAGTTGTCAACAAAACTTAACCCTAGACTGCCACTGTATGGGATGTGCAGGGTAGGCAAAGCTCAACCGCGTTTCGTCATGATATTATGG gtggGAAAGGATGTGGAGGAGTATCGCAGAGCTGAGTGTCAAAGTCATATACCAGCCATCAGAGCCTTCTTTAAG GAAGTGCACATCTTTCTCCCTGCCCACACTTTGGATGAAATCACAGAGGAGCGAATCTGTGCTCTGGCATGCAAATCTGCAGGGGTGCCCCAGGGGTCGAGAGCGAGACCTGGACGCAGGACCGAAGACAGACATGCCACTGTG GGCACAAATTACAAGCGGACAATCGCAGCTGCAGAGATTCAGAGGATCCAGAGAGATTCTTTCTGGGCACAAATGGAG AGAGAAGAGGAGGAAAGGAAAAAGGAGGAACAGCGGAGGGCAGCAGAGGAcagaagacagagagagagagaacgaatGATCCAGGAGAAGAGAGAAGccacggagagagagaggaggatgCAGCAACAAGAACAGAAAATAAAGGAGCAGAG GAGAATACAGGCCCAGCTGGAGGCAGAAGCTCACAAACAGGAGAAAATCAAATGG GAGCACCAGAAAAGGGAGCGCGAAGATGAAGAAGTGAGATCTTCCCGCTCTGAATCGGAAGAAAAAGCTGCT CAGGAGGCAGCAGCTCTGGTTTCACAGCgacctgtaaaccctagagagttTTTTAGACAACTGTCTTCCTCAAGCATCCAAACAGGCTCCCGTCCCAACTCGCCATGTCCAG TCAGGAGTCCCTTGAAAAGACTCAATCGCAGTCAGACAGACAGTATCTTCAGCTTTAATGAACcaccatcatcatcgtcatcatcttcatcttcaccaTTATCATGTCGAATACCTCCTCACTTTCCATCAACTCCAACAACCCAAAGCCCAACTATATTCACTAAAACTACATTTCCTAATGGCACAATGGTATCTGCCGAAAGCAAAATCCAAATATCTTCCCCCAAGTTGATGGTGTCATTTGCCGTATCCACTTGTGCACCACAACTCCAATCTCCACCACTGCCTCCAACTAAACCTCAACTAAAAAGCCCTATTAGTGAAATATTAGATAGTCTGGTCTTTTACCCACCTCCACCAATTCCCGAGCAGCTCCATTTGAATGAACAACCAGAAACAGTGATTGAATTTCCTCCACCTCCGCCTGGTTTTGAAGATTCTCCAGAAGATCAGCTTGAAGAAACTTCTGTTCCTTCATCTTCTGTTTTGGTTCCACCATCAAGACCTCTTCCTGCGCTGCCGGTTGCTCCGCGAATGCTGACAGATCTGGAAATTGAGAGAGATTTTACTGCTCGGGCTTCGGTTATCTCTACGGTTGAGGAAGAAGAAGATATTGAGGAAAGAAATTTGATGGATTGTGAGGAATATGAAGGGACGATTCAGGAAAAGCATGAAGCGATAAGTGAGGAATGTGAGAGAGGAGAAGAAGAGGATGAGAAAATGTTGGATGAATGTCAGAGTGAAGATGAAAAAGAAGGACATATTGTCGATGCCTTTGAAGGAGAACTGGTTTGGAGAAATGTGGAAGACTTTGAAAGTGGAGAAAGAGATGGGAAAATGTTGGGAGAACATCAAGAGAGTGAAGAAATATTGGATGGAAATATTATTGACAGACATGAGAGAGAAATTGAGGAAACTCTAGAGGAATTTAAAGATGGAAATGAACTAGATGAAGAAATTTTGGAGAAACAATTAAGTGAAGGAAGTAAAGTGAAGAAAAATGTGGAAGAATTTGAGAGTCAAAGAAAACAAGATGAGAAAATGTTGGAAGAAATTGAGAGTGAAGAAAAATTGGATGGAAATATTATGGAAGAGCAAGAGAGTAAAGGAAATAAAGCGAAGGAAAATGTGGAAGAATTTAACAGTGTAAACGATAAGCATGAGAAAATGGAAGAAGTTGAGAGTAAAGAAAAACTAGATGAAAATATCATTGAAAGACATGAGAGGGAAACTCTTGAGGAAACTCTTGAGCAATTTAAAGCCAGAAATAAACCAGATGAGAAAAATTTGGAGGAACAAGAGTGTGAAGGAAATAAAGTGAAGATAAATGTGGAAGAATTtgagagtcaaagagaacaagaTGTGGAAATGGAAGAATGTGAGAGGGAAGAAAAACTGGATCAAAATATTATGGATGAAATTAAGAGTGAAACTGTGGAGGAGTTTAAAgatggaaaaaaacaaaatgggAAATTTTTGGAGGAACAAGCGAGCAAAAGATATAATGTGGAAGAAGTTGAGGGTAAAGAAAAACTGGATGAAAATATTATGGAAAGACTTGAGAGTGAAATTATGGAGGAATTTATAGATAGAAAAAAACAAGATGGTACATTTTTGGAGGAACAAGAAAGTAAAGAAATTAAAGTGAAGAAAAATGTGGAAGAATTTGAAAGTGGAAAAGATAAGGATGAGAAAATTTTGGAAGAAATTAAGAATGAAGAAAAACAAGATGGATTTATTATGGAAGTACACGAAAGAGAAGCAGATGATGTTAGCAAAAATGTGGAGCAATTTAAAGATGTGAAATTTTTGGAGGAACAAGAGAGTGAAGAAATACAACATGCAAAATTCATAGATGAAGATGGAAAAGGTTTGGGAAAATATACAGAGCATGAGAAAGATGATACAACTGTGGATGTATTTGAAAGCAAAAAAGAAGATGAGAAAAGCATGGAAATATTGGAGATGGAACAAATAAATAATGGGAAAATTATGGAAAAATCTATCAGAGGAGATGGAAAAGTGCTAGAAAAATGTGAAGAAAACCATGACACTTTGCAGGAACCAGATAGGGAAATTGTGGAAGAACTCAAGTTTGACAAAATGAAAGATGAAAGCATCATGGAGGAGCAAAAGAGTAAAAAATTACAACATTGGACAAATACAGAAGATTATGAGAGTGAAAAAATACACATTTCCAAAACTATTTTAGAATATACGAGCGAAGATGAGAAGACTATGATGAAATCTGAGGAAGAAAATGAGCAGATGGTAAAAAAATGTGAGGAAGAATATGTGGGACAACTCGAAATTGAAAGGATACAACATGAAAGCAATGTGGAGGAAATTTACAGTGAGAAGGAGCATGATTCTCATGAAGAATCTGTGACAGAAAACATGCAATATGTAAGAAATATTGAAGGTCTTGAGCAAGACAGTGAAATGGTGGTGGAAAAATTTGAAGAAACTAAGAGTGAAAAGGAACAAGGTGGAAAAATGAcagaaacatcagaaaaacaagATGGTAAAAGTTTGGGAAAGCATGAGAAAGAACACGGTGAGGAAATGCTTGAACATGGAAATGAAGAAAAACAAGATGGAAAAACAGTGCAAGCATTTGGCAATGAAAAAGACGACTACAGGACAAGCATGGATGGATCTGAGACTGAAAAAATACAAGACGAATTTAGACAAGAAAATGAGCAATATGGGGAAATTGAAAAAACAAATCCTGAAGTAGAGGACTCAGAAAATGCACAGGATTTTAAAATGACAGAAGGCTGTAAGAGCAAAAAAATACAATGTGGAGACTTcataaaagaatatatatatgaacaagAAGACAAGAAAATCAGGGAAGCATCTGAGACTGAaaaaacacaatttgtgaatATTCTTACAGATTGTGAAGAGGGAAATATGGAAGAATTTGACAGTGAAAAAGAAGAAGGTAAGAAAATGAAAGATGGGAAAACTGCAGAGGAACTGGAGAGTGAAAAAGAGCGGGAACTGAACATGAAAGAAGTCTGTGAGAGTGAAAACATACAATATGGAGACTTCATAAAAGAATATATAAATGAACAAGAGGAGGAGAACATCAGGGAAGCATCTGagactgaaacaacacaatgtgTGAATATTATGACAGACTGTGGGGAGGAAAATATGGAAGAACACAAGAGTGAAAAACAACAAGTTGAGAAAATGACAGATGGGAAAACTGCAGAGGAACTGGAGGGAGAAAAAGAGCGGGAACTGAACATGACAGAAGACTGTGAGAGTGAAAACATACAATATGGAGATCATGAAAAGGAAAAAGCACAAGATGAAGAACCAATGGAAAAAATACAACCTGTAAATATTTTGGAAGAATGTTTACGGAATCATGAACATGATGGTAAGGATGGCAGAAGAATGGAAGAACatgtaaaaatacaaaatgcaaaTATTATGTCAGAACACTTGATAGAAAATGACTGTAAAATTGATAAAAGACATGATCAGGATTGTAAACCAGTAGATGGAGAgggtaaaaaaatacaatatggcAACATCATCGAGAAACATGACAATGAAGGAGACCAAGAGGACATGATGAAagcagtgaatgtgtgtgtgctcaggaAAGAGGAATCATATACAGAGGTTATAAAGAGACATGAGAAAGCAGATGTTGAAGAGATGAAAAGTGATCAACCAAATGAGAAAGCCGAATCAAGTGCTGATACATTTTGCTCCCAGGATTTATTACCCTACCCAGAATCCCATTTTATAAAGCCATCTCAATACATCGACACATCTGTTTCTGAAAGCATTTCAACCACGCAGATGAGCTCCGCTGATACCTCACACGAAGTAAACCTACCAAACAATCAGGCTGAGCCAGAACTTTCCAACCTGAGCAGTGCAGGAGATCAAGGTGACAAGACAGACATGACGTGTGACTCCAAAAACAGCCCAGATACCACGCCAGCAGGACAGGGACATAAAAAAGAGATATGTGTTATTGTTGAGGATGAACAGACAGCAGGAATGATTAATGAGGTTAAAACTGTGGACAGCAGCAGTAAATTTGATGATGAGATCAATACTGAGCGCAAGGCATCTTCACCTGTATCTGAGAATCAAGACTGGATTGGACAGTCAGACAAGGGGGAGGAGCTTGTACATTTCCTCGAAGAACCAG ATACTGCAATGGACATAAAGCATTGTAGAATTCATAATCTGAATCTGACCGATCGCAAGAGCGATGTTAAGGAAGGACAGGAGGATTCATCACATGGCACAGAAACTAAGATATTAAAACGCAATCGTCAGCTTCATCAAGCGAACGAAGACACGAAACATGAATTTCAGCAGAACTACAAGGCCGTCACAGAAACTCAAAGTGACATGTTGAACGATAAGACAGCTGATGAAAACTGA
- the LOC101884756 gene encoding uncharacterized protein isoform X2 codes for MTSMREVNLDTYSLSLLTAKEDILNPRSSTNWALFTYDGIMNRLRLADSGVGGLKELSTKLNPRLPLYGMCRVGKAQPRFVMILWVGKDVEEYRRAECQSHIPAIRAFFKEVHIFLPAHTLDEITEERICALACKSAGVPQGSRARPGRRTEDRHATVGTNYKRTIAAAEIQRIQRDSFWAQMEREEEERKKEEQRRAAEDRRQRERERMIQEKREATERERRMQQQEQKIKEQRRIQAQLEAEAHKQEKIKWEHQKREREDEEVRSSRSESEEKAAEAAALVSQRPVNPREFFRQLSSSSIQTGSRPNSPCPVRSPLKRLNRSQTDSIFSFNEPPSSSSSSSSSPLSCRIPPHFPSTPTTQSPTIFTKTTFPNGTMVSAESKIQISSPKLMVSFAVSTCAPQLQSPPLPPTKPQLKSPISEILDSLVFYPPPPIPEQLHLNEQPETVIEFPPPPPGFEDSPEDQLEETSVPSSSVLVPPSRPLPALPVAPRMLTDLEIERDFTARASVISTVEEEEDIEERNLMDCEEYEGTIQEKHEAISEECERGEEEDEKMLDECQSEDEKEGHIVDAFEGELVWRNVEDFESGERDGKMLGEHQESEEILDGNIIDRHEREIEETLEEFKDGNELDEEILEKQLSEGSKVKKNVEEFESQRKQDEKMLEEIESEEKLDGNIMEEQESKGNKAKENVEEFNSVNDKHEKMEEVESKEKLDENIIERHERETLEETLEQFKARNKPDEKNLEEQECEGNKVKINVEEFESQREQDVEMEECEREEKLDQNIMDEIKSETVEEFKDGKKQNGKFLEEQASKRYNVEEVEGKEKLDENIMERLESEIMEEFIDRKKQDGTFLEEQESKEIKVKKNVEEFESGKDKDEKILEEIKNEEKQDGFIMEVHEREADDVSKNVEQFKDVKFLEEQESEEIQHAKFIDEDGKGLGKYTEHEKDDTTVDVFESKKEDEKSMEILEMEQINNGKIMEKSIRGDGKVLEKCEENHDTLQEPDREIVEELKFDKMKDESIMEEQKSKKLQHWTNTEDYESEKIHISKTILEYTSEDEKTMMKSEEENEQMVKKCEEEYVGQLEIERIQHESNVEEIYSEKEHDSHEESVTENMQYVRNIEGLEQDSEMVVEKFEETKSEKEQGGKMTETSEKQDGKSLGKHEKEHGEEMLEHGNEEKQDGKTVQAFGNEKDDYRTSMDGSETEKIQDEFRQENEQYGEIEKTNPEVEDSENAQDFKMTEGCKSKKIQCGDFIKEYIYEQEDKKIREASETEKTQFVNILTDCEEGNMEEFDSEKEEGKKMKDGKTAEELESEKERELNMKEVCESENIQYGDFIKEYINEQEEENIREASETETTQCVNIMTDCGEENMEEHKSEKQQVEKMTDGKTAEELEGEKERELNMTEDCESENIQYGDHEKEKAQDEEPMEKIQPVNILEECLRNHEHDGKDGRRMEEHVKIQNANIMSEHLIENDCKIDKRHDQDCKPVDGEGKKIQYGNIIEKHDNEGDQEDMMKAVNVCVLRKEESYTEVIKRHEKADVEEMKSDQPNEKAESSADTFCSQDLLPYPESHFIKPSQYIDTSVSESISTTQMSSADTSHEVNLPNNQAEPELSNLSSAGDQGDKTDMTCDSKNSPDTTPAGQGHKKEICVIVEDEQTAGMINEVKTVDSSSKFDDEINTERKASSPVSENQDWIGQSDKGEELVHFLEEPDTAMDIKHCRIHNLNLTDRKSDVKEGQEDSSHGTETKILKRNRQLHQANEDTKHEFQQNYKAVTETQSDMLNDKTADEN; via the exons ATGACATCAATGAGGGAAGTTAATCTGGATACATACAGTTTGTCTTTACTTACGGCAAAAGAAGATATCCTGAATCCACGCTCGTCTACAAACTG GGCTTTATTCACCTATGATGGGATAATGAACAGACTCAGACTGGCTGATTCTGGAG TAGGCGGATTGAAAGAGTTGTCAACAAAACTTAACCCTAGACTGCCACTGTATGGGATGTGCAGGGTAGGCAAAGCTCAACCGCGTTTCGTCATGATATTATGG gtggGAAAGGATGTGGAGGAGTATCGCAGAGCTGAGTGTCAAAGTCATATACCAGCCATCAGAGCCTTCTTTAAG GAAGTGCACATCTTTCTCCCTGCCCACACTTTGGATGAAATCACAGAGGAGCGAATCTGTGCTCTGGCATGCAAATCTGCAGGGGTGCCCCAGGGGTCGAGAGCGAGACCTGGACGCAGGACCGAAGACAGACATGCCACTGTG GGCACAAATTACAAGCGGACAATCGCAGCTGCAGAGATTCAGAGGATCCAGAGAGATTCTTTCTGGGCACAAATGGAG AGAGAAGAGGAGGAAAGGAAAAAGGAGGAACAGCGGAGGGCAGCAGAGGAcagaagacagagagagagagaacgaatGATCCAGGAGAAGAGAGAAGccacggagagagagaggaggatgCAGCAACAAGAACAGAAAATAAAGGAGCAGAG GAGAATACAGGCCCAGCTGGAGGCAGAAGCTCACAAACAGGAGAAAATCAAATGG GAGCACCAGAAAAGGGAGCGCGAAGATGAAGAAGTGAGATCTTCCCGCTCTGAATCGGAAGAAAAAGCTGCT GAGGCAGCAGCTCTGGTTTCACAGCgacctgtaaaccctagagagttTTTTAGACAACTGTCTTCCTCAAGCATCCAAACAGGCTCCCGTCCCAACTCGCCATGTCCAG TCAGGAGTCCCTTGAAAAGACTCAATCGCAGTCAGACAGACAGTATCTTCAGCTTTAATGAACcaccatcatcatcgtcatcatcttcatcttcaccaTTATCATGTCGAATACCTCCTCACTTTCCATCAACTCCAACAACCCAAAGCCCAACTATATTCACTAAAACTACATTTCCTAATGGCACAATGGTATCTGCCGAAAGCAAAATCCAAATATCTTCCCCCAAGTTGATGGTGTCATTTGCCGTATCCACTTGTGCACCACAACTCCAATCTCCACCACTGCCTCCAACTAAACCTCAACTAAAAAGCCCTATTAGTGAAATATTAGATAGTCTGGTCTTTTACCCACCTCCACCAATTCCCGAGCAGCTCCATTTGAATGAACAACCAGAAACAGTGATTGAATTTCCTCCACCTCCGCCTGGTTTTGAAGATTCTCCAGAAGATCAGCTTGAAGAAACTTCTGTTCCTTCATCTTCTGTTTTGGTTCCACCATCAAGACCTCTTCCTGCGCTGCCGGTTGCTCCGCGAATGCTGACAGATCTGGAAATTGAGAGAGATTTTACTGCTCGGGCTTCGGTTATCTCTACGGTTGAGGAAGAAGAAGATATTGAGGAAAGAAATTTGATGGATTGTGAGGAATATGAAGGGACGATTCAGGAAAAGCATGAAGCGATAAGTGAGGAATGTGAGAGAGGAGAAGAAGAGGATGAGAAAATGTTGGATGAATGTCAGAGTGAAGATGAAAAAGAAGGACATATTGTCGATGCCTTTGAAGGAGAACTGGTTTGGAGAAATGTGGAAGACTTTGAAAGTGGAGAAAGAGATGGGAAAATGTTGGGAGAACATCAAGAGAGTGAAGAAATATTGGATGGAAATATTATTGACAGACATGAGAGAGAAATTGAGGAAACTCTAGAGGAATTTAAAGATGGAAATGAACTAGATGAAGAAATTTTGGAGAAACAATTAAGTGAAGGAAGTAAAGTGAAGAAAAATGTGGAAGAATTTGAGAGTCAAAGAAAACAAGATGAGAAAATGTTGGAAGAAATTGAGAGTGAAGAAAAATTGGATGGAAATATTATGGAAGAGCAAGAGAGTAAAGGAAATAAAGCGAAGGAAAATGTGGAAGAATTTAACAGTGTAAACGATAAGCATGAGAAAATGGAAGAAGTTGAGAGTAAAGAAAAACTAGATGAAAATATCATTGAAAGACATGAGAGGGAAACTCTTGAGGAAACTCTTGAGCAATTTAAAGCCAGAAATAAACCAGATGAGAAAAATTTGGAGGAACAAGAGTGTGAAGGAAATAAAGTGAAGATAAATGTGGAAGAATTtgagagtcaaagagaacaagaTGTGGAAATGGAAGAATGTGAGAGGGAAGAAAAACTGGATCAAAATATTATGGATGAAATTAAGAGTGAAACTGTGGAGGAGTTTAAAgatggaaaaaaacaaaatgggAAATTTTTGGAGGAACAAGCGAGCAAAAGATATAATGTGGAAGAAGTTGAGGGTAAAGAAAAACTGGATGAAAATATTATGGAAAGACTTGAGAGTGAAATTATGGAGGAATTTATAGATAGAAAAAAACAAGATGGTACATTTTTGGAGGAACAAGAAAGTAAAGAAATTAAAGTGAAGAAAAATGTGGAAGAATTTGAAAGTGGAAAAGATAAGGATGAGAAAATTTTGGAAGAAATTAAGAATGAAGAAAAACAAGATGGATTTATTATGGAAGTACACGAAAGAGAAGCAGATGATGTTAGCAAAAATGTGGAGCAATTTAAAGATGTGAAATTTTTGGAGGAACAAGAGAGTGAAGAAATACAACATGCAAAATTCATAGATGAAGATGGAAAAGGTTTGGGAAAATATACAGAGCATGAGAAAGATGATACAACTGTGGATGTATTTGAAAGCAAAAAAGAAGATGAGAAAAGCATGGAAATATTGGAGATGGAACAAATAAATAATGGGAAAATTATGGAAAAATCTATCAGAGGAGATGGAAAAGTGCTAGAAAAATGTGAAGAAAACCATGACACTTTGCAGGAACCAGATAGGGAAATTGTGGAAGAACTCAAGTTTGACAAAATGAAAGATGAAAGCATCATGGAGGAGCAAAAGAGTAAAAAATTACAACATTGGACAAATACAGAAGATTATGAGAGTGAAAAAATACACATTTCCAAAACTATTTTAGAATATACGAGCGAAGATGAGAAGACTATGATGAAATCTGAGGAAGAAAATGAGCAGATGGTAAAAAAATGTGAGGAAGAATATGTGGGACAACTCGAAATTGAAAGGATACAACATGAAAGCAATGTGGAGGAAATTTACAGTGAGAAGGAGCATGATTCTCATGAAGAATCTGTGACAGAAAACATGCAATATGTAAGAAATATTGAAGGTCTTGAGCAAGACAGTGAAATGGTGGTGGAAAAATTTGAAGAAACTAAGAGTGAAAAGGAACAAGGTGGAAAAATGAcagaaacatcagaaaaacaagATGGTAAAAGTTTGGGAAAGCATGAGAAAGAACACGGTGAGGAAATGCTTGAACATGGAAATGAAGAAAAACAAGATGGAAAAACAGTGCAAGCATTTGGCAATGAAAAAGACGACTACAGGACAAGCATGGATGGATCTGAGACTGAAAAAATACAAGACGAATTTAGACAAGAAAATGAGCAATATGGGGAAATTGAAAAAACAAATCCTGAAGTAGAGGACTCAGAAAATGCACAGGATTTTAAAATGACAGAAGGCTGTAAGAGCAAAAAAATACAATGTGGAGACTTcataaaagaatatatatatgaacaagAAGACAAGAAAATCAGGGAAGCATCTGAGACTGAaaaaacacaatttgtgaatATTCTTACAGATTGTGAAGAGGGAAATATGGAAGAATTTGACAGTGAAAAAGAAGAAGGTAAGAAAATGAAAGATGGGAAAACTGCAGAGGAACTGGAGAGTGAAAAAGAGCGGGAACTGAACATGAAAGAAGTCTGTGAGAGTGAAAACATACAATATGGAGACTTCATAAAAGAATATATAAATGAACAAGAGGAGGAGAACATCAGGGAAGCATCTGagactgaaacaacacaatgtgTGAATATTATGACAGACTGTGGGGAGGAAAATATGGAAGAACACAAGAGTGAAAAACAACAAGTTGAGAAAATGACAGATGGGAAAACTGCAGAGGAACTGGAGGGAGAAAAAGAGCGGGAACTGAACATGACAGAAGACTGTGAGAGTGAAAACATACAATATGGAGATCATGAAAAGGAAAAAGCACAAGATGAAGAACCAATGGAAAAAATACAACCTGTAAATATTTTGGAAGAATGTTTACGGAATCATGAACATGATGGTAAGGATGGCAGAAGAATGGAAGAACatgtaaaaatacaaaatgcaaaTATTATGTCAGAACACTTGATAGAAAATGACTGTAAAATTGATAAAAGACATGATCAGGATTGTAAACCAGTAGATGGAGAgggtaaaaaaatacaatatggcAACATCATCGAGAAACATGACAATGAAGGAGACCAAGAGGACATGATGAAagcagtgaatgtgtgtgtgctcaggaAAGAGGAATCATATACAGAGGTTATAAAGAGACATGAGAAAGCAGATGTTGAAGAGATGAAAAGTGATCAACCAAATGAGAAAGCCGAATCAAGTGCTGATACATTTTGCTCCCAGGATTTATTACCCTACCCAGAATCCCATTTTATAAAGCCATCTCAATACATCGACACATCTGTTTCTGAAAGCATTTCAACCACGCAGATGAGCTCCGCTGATACCTCACACGAAGTAAACCTACCAAACAATCAGGCTGAGCCAGAACTTTCCAACCTGAGCAGTGCAGGAGATCAAGGTGACAAGACAGACATGACGTGTGACTCCAAAAACAGCCCAGATACCACGCCAGCAGGACAGGGACATAAAAAAGAGATATGTGTTATTGTTGAGGATGAACAGACAGCAGGAATGATTAATGAGGTTAAAACTGTGGACAGCAGCAGTAAATTTGATGATGAGATCAATACTGAGCGCAAGGCATCTTCACCTGTATCTGAGAATCAAGACTGGATTGGACAGTCAGACAAGGGGGAGGAGCTTGTACATTTCCTCGAAGAACCAG ATACTGCAATGGACATAAAGCATTGTAGAATTCATAATCTGAATCTGACCGATCGCAAGAGCGATGTTAAGGAAGGACAGGAGGATTCATCACATGGCACAGAAACTAAGATATTAAAACGCAATCGTCAGCTTCATCAAGCGAACGAAGACACGAAACATGAATTTCAGCAGAACTACAAGGCCGTCACAGAAACTCAAAGTGACATGTTGAACGATAAGACAGCTGATGAAAACTGA